A genomic window from Methanobacterium sp. BRmetb2 includes:
- a CDS encoding teichoic acid ABC transporter ATP-binding protein gives MEFNLSAEKVDNLKEYVIKFLKRELLFQEFWALKNVSFEVEKGDRVGIIGLNGAGKSTLLKIISGVMKPSQGTVEIKGRIVPLLELGAGFDNDYTGKENIFLNGAILGYSKEFLEEKYDEIVEFSEIKQFINVPIKNYSSGMRARLGFSIATMVEPDILVLDEVLSVGDSKFREKSENRIMSLFDKGITVLFVSHSIDQVKKLCNKAIWLEKGEIKMQGDVEEVCDAYEES, from the coding sequence ATGGAATTTAATTTAAGTGCAGAGAAGGTAGATAATCTTAAAGAGTATGTTATTAAATTTTTAAAGCGAGAACTTTTATTTCAAGAGTTTTGGGCCCTTAAAAATGTTTCCTTTGAAGTAGAGAAAGGTGATAGAGTTGGAATAATCGGATTAAATGGAGCCGGTAAAAGTACTCTTCTGAAAATTATTTCAGGCGTTATGAAACCTAGCCAGGGCACTGTGGAGATAAAAGGTAGAATTGTACCTTTATTAGAGCTGGGAGCGGGTTTTGATAACGATTACACCGGAAAAGAAAACATATTTCTAAATGGTGCCATTTTAGGATATTCTAAAGAATTTTTAGAAGAGAAGTATGATGAAATTGTTGAGTTTTCTGAAATAAAACAATTTATCAATGTACCAATTAAGAACTATTCATCAGGAATGAGAGCAAGATTAGGTTTTTCCATAGCTACCATGGTAGAACCAGATATACTTGTTTTAGATGAAGTATTATCCGTAGGAGATTCTAAATTTAGAGAGAAAAGTGAGAATAGAATAATGTCACTGTTTGACAAAGGTATTACGGTTTTATTTGTATCTCATTCTATAGACCAGGTTAAAAAACTTTGTAATAAGGCAATTTGGCTTGAAAAGGGAGAAATAAAGATGCAAGGAGATGTAGAAGAAGTTTGTGATGCATATGAAGAATCATGA
- a CDS encoding ABC transporter yields the protein MILSDRMQHRFFINFNKYKYLLTELVKRDIKIKYRRSVLGIFWSFLQPLLTMIVLTIVFSTLFGGRIENYPVYLLTGRLVFDFYAQGSKTAMNSIKSNAAIIKKVYVPKYMYTLGSVLSNFVTFGLSLVVLIMVMVATQADFTIYISLAIIPIILLFMFTLGAGLLLSTISVFFRDMEHLYGIFITLLMYGSAIFYPIDIIPENFRFLFEINPIYVIITLFRDSFYYGKIYDPKSLLFATFSAVVILILGIYLFYKYQDKFILYI from the coding sequence ATGATATTAAGTGACAGAATGCAGCACCGATTTTTTATCAATTTTAATAAATATAAATATCTACTTACCGAACTTGTAAAAAGAGATATAAAGATTAAATATCGAAGATCTGTGCTGGGAATATTCTGGAGTTTTTTACAACCATTATTAACCATGATAGTTTTAACTATAGTATTTTCAACTCTTTTCGGTGGGAGAATAGAAAACTATCCCGTATACTTATTAACTGGACGTTTAGTATTCGATTTCTATGCACAAGGAAGTAAAACTGCTATGAATTCTATTAAAAGTAATGCGGCTATTATTAAAAAGGTATATGTTCCTAAATATATGTATACCTTGGGTTCGGTTCTTTCTAACTTTGTTACATTTGGACTCTCATTAGTAGTGCTTATAATGGTAATGGTAGCCACTCAGGCTGATTTTACTATATATATATCCCTTGCCATCATACCTATCATTTTACTATTTATGTTTACATTAGGTGCCGGTCTTTTGCTGTCTACAATTTCCGTATTTTTCAGGGATATGGAGCATTTATATGGGATTTTTATAACTCTTTTAATGTATGGAAGTGCAATTTTTTACCCGATAGATATCATACCTGAAAATTTCCGTTTTTTATTTGAGATAAATCCAATATATGTAATTATCACATTATTCAGAGACTCATTTTATTATGGAAAAATATACGATCCAAAATCGTTATTATTTGCAACTTTCTCAGCTGTTGTGATCCTTATACTGGGAATATATCTTTTTTACAAATATCAAGACAAATTTATACTATACATCTAA
- a CDS encoding UDP-glucose 6-dehydrogenase — protein MKITVIGTGYVGLVTGTCFSEMGNIVYCVDIDNTKIENLKNGIIPIYEPGLEELVKKNYENGNLNFTTDLSEGIDNTDICFIAVGTPMDEDGSADLQYVLSAAQEIGKVVSHKIIVVNKSTVPVGTADKVKETINNELKKRDVNHEVHVVSNPEFLKEGAAVEDFMHPDRVVIGSDNKEVIDILKELYTPFTLNHERFIIMDIRSAEMTKYASNAMLATRISFMNEMANICERIGADINNVRLGIGSDSRIGYSFLYAGCGYGGSCFPKDVQALIKTAHDNGYDSKILKEVESVNNEQKIVLVNKIIKRFGDDLSGLTFALWGLSFKPETDDMREAPSVVIVNKLTELGAKINAYDPQAMEIAGNYYFKDKSNIQFSDNKYDAVNNVDALILVTEWKEFRSPDFEEIDKKMKNKIIFDGRNQYHKDSLKKMGFEYHQIGNSDS, from the coding sequence ATGAAAATTACAGTCATTGGAACCGGTTATGTTGGATTAGTAACAGGGACTTGTTTTTCAGAAATGGGAAATATAGTTTATTGTGTTGATATTGATAATACTAAAATTGAAAATCTGAAAAATGGGATCATACCAATTTACGAACCAGGACTAGAAGAATTAGTCAAAAAAAATTATGAAAATGGAAATCTCAACTTTACCACTGATTTAAGTGAAGGTATAGATAACACTGACATCTGTTTCATTGCTGTTGGGACTCCTATGGATGAGGATGGAAGTGCTGACCTACAATATGTATTATCTGCAGCTCAAGAAATAGGAAAGGTAGTATCTCACAAGATTATCGTGGTTAATAAATCAACTGTCCCTGTGGGGACTGCTGATAAAGTAAAAGAAACTATAAATAATGAATTAAAAAAGAGGGATGTTAATCACGAAGTGCACGTAGTATCCAATCCTGAATTTTTAAAAGAAGGAGCTGCAGTTGAAGATTTTATGCACCCTGATAGGGTGGTTATAGGTTCTGATAATAAAGAAGTTATAGATATTCTTAAAGAGTTATACACTCCTTTTACCCTCAATCATGAAAGATTTATAATTATGGACATACGCAGTGCAGAAATGACTAAGTACGCCTCTAATGCTATGTTAGCAACTCGTATCTCATTCATGAATGAAATGGCCAATATATGTGAGAGAATTGGTGCAGATATTAATAATGTGCGATTAGGGATAGGTAGTGACAGTCGAATAGGCTACAGTTTTTTATATGCCGGCTGTGGATATGGAGGGAGCTGTTTTCCTAAAGATGTTCAGGCACTAATTAAAACTGCCCACGACAATGGCTATGATTCCAAAATACTCAAAGAAGTTGAATCTGTGAATAATGAACAAAAAATTGTCCTTGTAAATAAAATAATTAAAAGATTTGGAGATGATTTATCTGGATTAACCTTCGCTTTATGGGGATTGTCTTTTAAACCAGAAACTGACGACATGCGGGAAGCACCTTCGGTGGTAATTGTAAACAAATTAACTGAACTAGGTGCAAAAATTAATGCGTATGACCCTCAAGCAATGGAAATTGCTGGGAACTATTACTTTAAAGATAAGAGTAATATACAGTTTTCAGATAATAAATATGATGCAGTAAATAATGTAGATGCCTTAATTCTAGTAACTGAATGGAAAGAATTCAGAAGCCCTGACTTCGAGGAAATAGATAAAAAAATGAAAAATAAGATTATCTTTGATGGAAGAAATCAATACCATAAGGATTCTCTAAAAAAAATGGGATTTGAATATCATCAGATTGGAAACTCTGACTCATAG
- a CDS encoding family 2 glycosyl transferase, with product MEQMIMKEKNNSLKSVTIKFKVLLIKVLRKIKVKICKFKSETPNFHDFDEFLAYSKLSPVINAPFKEEDKRCFALMENVGKYLIKKGLKSEKSIIVSIIMPVHNRADTLQSAIDSVLKQTYKNFELIIIDDGSNDGTTELLESISNTKIKIIKNKTCQGVSHARNRGLGVAKGEYIAYLDSDNTWEPGYIAAMVGAFNEIPDADAVYGGQLLYRGEEEHPFAVRFGSFNISLLQNRNYIDINTFCHKKEVYDKLGGFDETLKRYVDWDLIMRITEKFEIYSVPTLLSNYYYEKAKNTITNDTGLVTHLKSLREKQQERRLKSYKRAFQMDLPSHKVSIIIPSYESLTDLKECIESILNLDPSDWLEIIVVDNASSQPIVDYLSKMENEGKIKLILNNINYGFSYAVNQGISIANLGNDIIILNNDAIITPGAIESMQKSAYELPECGIIIPQQILPPETKTINTHVPHAYASYECDVSLSTHHKNIINVPIFHSGKNVELKFAPFFCAYIKRKVLDESKGLDAEYGRHYRSDRILCDYTRHLMKLKIYYVSDAIVYHKLQKSTDQLRKKTQSNADFDIMFHKNQWGLKQRKKLGYRKAPWDT from the coding sequence ATGGAGCAAATGATAATGAAGGAAAAGAATAACAGTCTTAAGTCTGTTACAATCAAATTCAAGGTTTTATTAATCAAAGTTTTAAGAAAAATAAAAGTTAAAATTTGTAAATTTAAAAGTGAAACTCCTAATTTTCATGATTTTGATGAGTTTCTTGCCTATTCTAAACTTTCACCAGTAATAAATGCCCCGTTCAAAGAAGAAGATAAAAGATGTTTTGCCCTAATGGAAAACGTGGGTAAATACTTAATAAAAAAGGGATTAAAATCAGAAAAATCAATAATAGTATCCATAATAATGCCCGTGCACAACCGTGCCGATACACTACAAAGTGCTATAGATTCTGTACTTAAACAGACTTACAAAAATTTTGAATTAATTATTATAGATGACGGTAGTAATGATGGCACAACAGAATTACTAGAAAGTATCTCAAATACTAAAATTAAAATAATAAAAAATAAAACCTGTCAAGGTGTTTCCCACGCCAGAAATAGGGGTTTAGGAGTAGCTAAAGGAGAATACATAGCTTATTTAGATTCTGATAATACGTGGGAACCAGGTTATATAGCAGCAATGGTGGGTGCATTTAATGAAATACCAGATGCAGACGCTGTTTATGGTGGTCAACTATTATACCGGGGGGAAGAAGAACATCCATTCGCTGTTCGTTTTGGTAGTTTCAATATTTCATTACTTCAAAATAGAAATTACATCGACATAAACACTTTTTGCCACAAAAAGGAAGTATATGATAAATTAGGGGGTTTTGATGAAACTTTGAAACGTTATGTCGATTGGGATTTGATAATGCGCATTACTGAAAAATTTGAAATATACTCCGTACCCACCCTTCTGTCCAATTATTATTATGAAAAAGCTAAAAATACGATAACAAATGACACCGGTTTAGTTACTCATCTAAAATCTTTACGTGAAAAACAACAAGAAAGAAGGCTAAAATCATATAAGAGAGCCTTTCAAATGGATTTACCATCACACAAAGTGAGTATTATCATTCCCAGTTATGAATCCCTTACTGATCTTAAAGAATGTATTGAATCAATTCTGAATCTAGACCCAAGTGATTGGCTAGAGATTATAGTGGTAGATAACGCCTCAAGCCAGCCCATAGTTGATTACCTCTCCAAAATGGAAAATGAGGGTAAGATAAAACTTATTTTGAATAATATCAATTATGGATTCAGTTATGCTGTGAATCAAGGAATTTCAATTGCCAATCTTGGAAATGATATAATTATACTAAACAACGATGCTATTATCACACCTGGAGCCATAGAGAGTATGCAAAAAAGTGCCTATGAATTACCAGAGTGTGGAATAATTATACCACAGCAAATTCTTCCTCCAGAAACCAAAACCATTAATACACATGTTCCCCATGCCTACGCTAGTTATGAATGTGATGTCAGCCTTTCAACTCACCATAAAAACATTATTAATGTGCCAATTTTCCATTCAGGAAAGAATGTTGAATTGAAATTTGCACCATTTTTCTGTGCATATATAAAAAGAAAAGTATTAGATGAATCAAAAGGACTTGATGCCGAATATGGACGTCATTATCGCTCAGATCGTATATTATGTGATTATACCCGACATTTAATGAAACTGAAAATTTACTACGTATCTGATGCTATTGTCTATCATAAACTACAGAAATCAACTGATCAGCTTCGAAAAAAAACCCAGAGTAATGCAGATTTTGATATAATGTTTCATAAAAATCAGTGGGGATTAAAGCAGAGAAAAAAACTTGGATATAGAAAAGCCCCATGGGATACCTAA